In Limnobaculum parvum, one DNA window encodes the following:
- a CDS encoding VENN motif pre-toxin domain-containing protein — protein MAYGDSASSTTHAAIADGTLTICDTDQQKQDISRISHDTENAANPRDKIFDADEQMRNLEAIGLAGQIVSQVTTIATNIGVMNAQDQARAEADANKDAASKDPAIVAQARADLAKAGNENPTQEDLNKATYAVIYQASYDKFYEKEMEFYGTGSNVGRAIQAAGAALTVAIGGGSAGNAAAAASAPLLAQGVKKLADTNFPIDEEHPNNANLFAKVIGHAIVGLAVAEGSGNNGLSGALGAASGELIAKTIAEDLYHKKTDDLTEAERQFIANMTSIATGVAAGLVADNTADAGTAAAAAYNSSVNNYLSPSKSDALTKALEEQKAGENLVKASTDIVQLMDEDKYTNGLVHKLQQGQELTESERQSLAGSLNEYGLDLQLNYGYTKEQAAAAIQSILTGNSFFAPPTDVGAYNEAYRYLARAGSTNSLAKIGNDVLLGLSGAPGKTGAIARYALEAGGAYQVGYGVGELSDGHYGAGAWDIGLGLTTFSGSVAYGMKVNAISPDSLVFRANQAEHLATLDGFTQKSGIGGAHNAIAFYEVVNQYNVKILPGTRTIAPGISEVKYQVPAKHPQTGEITGYKAKVETKTIYDPNIYSDQTILELGKQAAASGYKNARSKGQQAYDAKAGGITFRVYLDKKTGKVTNFHPK, from the coding sequence GTGGCCTATGGTGACAGCGCCAGTAGCACGACCCATGCGGCGATAGCGGATGGCACGTTGACCATTTGTGACACCGACCAGCAAAAACAAGACATCAGCCGTATTAGTCACGATACGGAGAATGCCGCCAATCCGCGGGATAAGATTTTTGATGCCGATGAGCAGATGCGAAATCTGGAAGCGATAGGTCTGGCGGGGCAGATAGTGTCGCAGGTGACAACCATTGCGACCAATATTGGGGTGATGAACGCACAGGATCAAGCCCGTGCCGAAGCAGATGCCAATAAGGATGCCGCTTCTAAAGACCCGGCCATCGTTGCACAGGCGAGAGCGGATTTAGCTAAAGCCGGTAATGAGAACCCAACGCAGGAAGATTTAAACAAAGCGACCTACGCGGTTATCTATCAGGCTTCTTATGACAAATTCTACGAAAAGGAAATGGAGTTCTACGGCACCGGCAGCAATGTTGGCCGAGCGATACAGGCAGCCGGTGCAGCGCTGACGGTAGCGATAGGCGGTGGTAGTGCGGGGAACGCCGCCGCGGCGGCTTCGGCCCCGTTACTGGCTCAGGGCGTGAAGAAACTGGCGGATACGAATTTCCCGATAGACGAGGAACATCCGAACAATGCGAACCTGTTCGCGAAAGTGATAGGTCATGCGATTGTTGGTCTGGCGGTAGCTGAGGGTTCGGGTAATAATGGCCTGTCTGGTGCGTTAGGTGCGGCCAGCGGTGAGCTGATAGCGAAGACGATAGCGGAAGATCTGTATCATAAGAAGACTGATGACCTGACCGAAGCCGAACGTCAGTTTATTGCTAATATGACCTCAATCGCCACCGGCGTGGCGGCTGGTTTAGTGGCTGATAATACCGCAGATGCGGGAACGGCTGCGGCGGCTGCGTATAATTCTTCTGTTAATAATTACCTTAGCCCATCAAAATCAGATGCGCTGACAAAAGCACTTGAGGAGCAAAAGGCCGGTGAAAACCTAGTTAAGGCCTCCACTGATATTGTGCAACTGATGGATGAAGACAAGTATACCAATGGTTTGGTACACAAGCTCCAGCAAGGTCAGGAACTGACGGAAAGTGAAAGGCAATCGTTGGCAGGTTCATTAAATGAGTATGGATTAGATCTTCAGCTCAATTACGGTTATACAAAAGAGCAGGCAGCGGCGGCAATACAAAGTATCCTGACGGGTAATTCATTCTTTGCACCGCCAACAGATGTTGGGGCTTATAATGAAGCATACCGTTATTTGGCAAGAGCAGGCTCTACCAATAGTCTGGCAAAAATAGGTAATGACGTACTTTTGGGATTATCGGGAGCACCGGGGAAAACGGGGGCCATAGCACGTTATGCACTGGAAGCCGGTGGAGCTTATCAGGTGGGGTATGGTGTTGGAGAACTCTCTGATGGTCATTATGGTGCAGGGGCTTGGGATATTGGGTTAGGACTTACGACTTTCTCTGGTAGTGTGGCATACGGGATGAAGGTAAATGCTATTTCTCCTGATAGCCTTGTTTTTCGTGCTAACCAAGCTGAACATCTGGCAACTTTAGATGGTTTTACACAAAAAAGCGGTATCGGCGGGGCACATAACGCAATAGCTTTTTATGAGGTTGTGAATCAATATAATGTAAAAATTCTTCCAGGAACACGTACTATTGCTCCTGGAATCTCTGAAGTCAAATATCAAGTACCAGCTAAACATCCCCAAACAGGTGAAATTACTGGTTATAAAGCCAAAGTTGAAACGAAAACTATTTATGATCCTAATATTTATTCAGATCAGACAATATTAGAACTAGGAAAACAAGCAGCCGCCAGTGGTTATAAAAATGCTAGGTCCAAGGGACAACAAGCGTATGATGCTAAAGCAGGCGGTATTACATTCAGGGTATATCTGGATAAGAAGACAGGTAAAGTTACTAACTTCCATCCTAAATAG
- the xerD gene encoding site-specific tyrosine recombinase XerD: MAQDNTILIEQFLDALWLERNLAENTLASYRLDLRTLSEWLLAHDLTLENTQALDLQSFLADRVDGGYKATSSARMLSAMRRLFQYLYREKIRSDDPSALLSSPKLPQRLPKDLTESQVESLLQTPCIEEPIELRDKAMLEVLYATGLRVSELVGLTISDVSLRQGVVRAIGKGDKERLVPLGEEAVYWLEQYIQYSRPWLINGGTLDILFPSKRGQKMTRQTFWYRIKYYAVLAGIDSEALSPHVLRHAFATHLLNHGADLRVVQMLLGHSDLSTTQIYTHVATERLKQLHQQHHPRA; this comes from the coding sequence GTGGCGCAGGATAACACAATTCTGATTGAACAATTTCTGGATGCGCTCTGGCTGGAACGCAATCTGGCAGAGAATACGCTGGCATCTTATCGTCTGGATTTGCGGACATTGAGCGAATGGCTACTGGCCCACGACCTGACGCTGGAAAATACGCAGGCGTTGGATCTGCAATCGTTTCTGGCAGATAGGGTAGACGGTGGATACAAGGCGACCAGTTCTGCGCGTATGTTGAGTGCCATGCGGCGGCTGTTTCAGTATCTGTATCGTGAGAAAATCCGCAGCGACGACCCCTCTGCTTTGCTTTCTTCGCCTAAACTACCACAGCGATTGCCTAAAGATTTAACCGAATCTCAGGTAGAATCTCTGCTGCAAACGCCTTGCATTGAAGAACCCATTGAACTGCGCGATAAAGCCATGCTGGAAGTATTGTATGCCACCGGGCTGCGGGTATCTGAACTGGTAGGGCTGACTATCAGTGATGTCAGCCTGCGTCAGGGGGTGGTGCGGGCCATTGGTAAAGGTGATAAAGAACGTCTGGTTCCCTTGGGGGAAGAGGCGGTTTACTGGCTTGAACAATATATTCAGTATAGTCGACCATGGTTGATCAATGGCGGTACACTGGATATCCTGTTCCCCAGTAAACGCGGGCAGAAAATGACCCGCCAGACATTCTGGTACCGGATTAAATATTATGCGGTGCTGGCCGGCATCGACAGTGAGGCGCTTTCGCCCCATGTATTGCGCCATGCATTTGCGACACATTTATTGAACCATGGTGCAGATTTGCGTGTCGTACAGATGTTATTAGGCCACAGCGATCTGTCGACTACCCAGATTTATACTCATGTAGCAACCGAGCGGTTGAAACAGTTACACCAACAGCACCATCCCCGGGCCTGA
- the recJ gene encoding single-stranded-DNA-specific exonuclease RecJ, whose translation MNKTQLRRRPQVDSSMLPSTIPPLLRHLYASRGVTDASQLDKGARSLLSYQQLDGIQQGVNLLVAALKEKRQIVIVGDFDADGATSTALSMLALSSMGFPRVKYLVPNRFEDGYGLSPEVVEQAAELGAELIVTVDNGISSHAGVDRAHAKGIQVLVTDHHLPGETLPAAEAIINPNLDNCEFPSKSLAGVGVAFYLMLALRARLREDKWFELQEITEPNLAELLDLVALGTVADVVPLDANNRILVHQGLNRIRAGQCRPGIRALLEVSKRDARQLTANDMGFSLGPRLNAAGRLDNMSIGVELLLSNEMAEARGMASDLDVLNHTRREIEQGMQVEALALCQQLEQNEAELPYGVAMYHPEWHQGVVGILASRIKERFYRPVIAFAPAGDGILKGSGRSIAGLHLRDALERLDTLNPGLILRFGGHAMAAGLSLEESRFSEFQQRFADLIGEWLDPSALEGVIWTDGELENALLTLDTAELLRDGGPWGQSFPEPVFDGQFKILQQRLVGERHLKVTVEPVGGGVLLDGIAFNIDTTQWPDASIKQATIAYKLDINEYRGNRNIQLMIQHLWAN comes from the coding sequence ATGAATAAAACACAATTACGTCGTCGTCCTCAGGTTGACAGCAGCATGCTGCCATCGACAATTCCACCGCTATTGCGTCATTTATATGCTTCCCGTGGGGTAACAGATGCCAGCCAGTTGGATAAAGGTGCCAGAAGTTTACTCAGCTATCAACAATTGGACGGTATTCAGCAAGGCGTAAACTTACTTGTCGCCGCGCTGAAAGAGAAACGTCAGATTGTTATTGTGGGTGATTTTGATGCGGATGGCGCAACCAGTACGGCGTTAAGCATGTTAGCGCTGAGCAGTATGGGTTTTCCTCGGGTGAAATATCTGGTGCCTAACCGGTTTGAAGATGGTTATGGCCTAAGTCCTGAAGTGGTTGAACAGGCCGCTGAGCTGGGGGCAGAACTGATTGTCACTGTGGATAACGGTATCTCTTCCCATGCCGGGGTCGATCGTGCTCATGCCAAAGGTATTCAGGTGTTGGTTACCGATCACCACTTGCCGGGAGAAACCTTGCCCGCCGCAGAAGCCATTATTAATCCGAATTTAGATAATTGTGAGTTTCCCTCTAAATCTCTGGCGGGAGTGGGTGTTGCCTTCTATTTGATGCTGGCTTTGCGGGCGCGTTTACGTGAAGACAAATGGTTTGAACTACAGGAAATAACGGAACCCAATCTGGCAGAGTTGTTGGATTTAGTGGCGTTAGGTACTGTTGCAGATGTGGTACCGCTGGATGCTAATAACCGAATTCTGGTACATCAGGGGCTCAATCGTATTCGCGCCGGACAGTGCCGACCAGGAATTCGGGCGTTGCTGGAGGTCTCTAAGCGAGATGCACGGCAGTTGACGGCGAATGATATGGGCTTCTCGTTGGGGCCGCGACTGAATGCCGCTGGGCGACTGGATAATATGTCTATCGGCGTTGAGTTACTGCTGAGTAACGAGATGGCCGAAGCTCGAGGCATGGCAAGCGATCTGGACGTACTAAACCATACGCGTCGCGAGATTGAACAGGGAATGCAGGTTGAGGCGTTGGCTCTGTGTCAACAGCTTGAACAAAACGAAGCAGAACTACCCTATGGCGTGGCAATGTATCATCCTGAATGGCATCAGGGGGTGGTCGGCATTCTGGCATCGAGAATTAAAGAGCGCTTTTATCGCCCGGTGATTGCGTTTGCACCAGCAGGTGACGGTATTCTAAAGGGGTCTGGACGCTCAATCGCCGGACTGCATCTGCGTGATGCGCTTGAACGATTAGATACCCTTAATCCTGGATTAATATTGCGATTTGGTGGTCATGCCATGGCGGCAGGGCTATCGCTTGAAGAGTCTCGCTTCAGCGAGTTTCAGCAGCGTTTTGCCGATTTGATTGGCGAATGGCTGGATCCATCTGCGCTAGAAGGGGTTATCTGGACGGATGGTGAACTGGAAAATGCCTTACTGACGTTAGATACGGCTGAACTGTTACGAGATGGCGGTCCCTGGGGGCAATCATTCCCAGAGCCGGTATTTGACGGACAATTTAAAATCTTACAGCAACGTTTGGTTGGCGAGCGCCATTTAAAAGTGACCGTTGAGCCCGTGGGGGGTGGCGTACTATTAGACGGTATCGCATTTAATATTGATACTACCCAGTGGCCGGATGCCAGTATTAAACAAGCCACTATTGCTTATAAACTGGATATTAATGAATATCGCGGTAACCGTAATATTCAATTAATGATCCAGCACTTATGGGCTAATTAA
- the cdiI gene encoding ribonuclease toxin immunity protein CdiI, whose amino-acid sequence MRKELFSQYDVDSGLNLIVVSYFDRMYSDGDFLRAIELLSQKGALNTDGAYCHFPDMDSYDEEEHFEGVEFAIGYPPEEDEIVIVSEETCYKYVRLACEKYLQLHPEDIEKVNTLLAKMP is encoded by the coding sequence ATGAGAAAAGAGCTATTTAGCCAATATGATGTTGATTCAGGATTAAATTTGATCGTTGTATCTTATTTTGATCGTATGTATAGCGATGGTGATTTTTTAAGAGCAATCGAGCTATTATCTCAAAAAGGTGCACTGAATACTGATGGCGCGTATTGTCACTTTCCTGATATGGATAGTTATGATGAAGAGGAACACTTTGAAGGTGTTGAATTTGCTATTGGTTATCCACCAGAAGAAGACGAGATAGTTATAGTAAGTGAAGAGACCTGCTATAAATATGTCAGACTAGCTTGTGAAAAATATCTCCAGCTACATCCGGAAGATATCGAAAAAGTTAATACTCTACTGGCTAAAATGCCGTAA
- the dsbC gene encoding bifunctional protein-disulfide isomerase/oxidoreductase DsbC: MKKGLLLLTLALTAFTSVAKADDAAIKQALQQKLGATQIEILPSPIAGVQTVLTEGGVLYVSSDGKHVLQGPLYDISGPAPVNVTSDQLGPILSKRMEALKNEMIIYKAPQEKYVVTVFTDITCGYCTKLHKEMAGYNELGITIRYLAYPRQGVESDAEKKMASIWCASDRMTAFDDAMAGKAVKPAKCDINIKRHYELGSLFGIQGTPAIVVDGATVLSGYSAPSELKATLDAYVAHKNGVKVN, encoded by the coding sequence ATGAAAAAAGGTTTATTGCTATTAACGCTGGCGCTGACAGCATTCACTTCTGTTGCTAAAGCGGATGATGCGGCGATTAAGCAAGCTCTGCAACAGAAGCTTGGCGCTACTCAGATAGAGATTCTGCCATCCCCTATTGCTGGGGTGCAGACCGTTCTGACTGAGGGGGGCGTTCTTTATGTTTCCAGCGATGGTAAACATGTTCTGCAAGGACCTTTATATGACATCAGTGGGCCGGCGCCGGTTAATGTCACTTCCGATCAGTTAGGGCCAATTCTGTCTAAGCGTATGGAAGCCCTGAAAAATGAGATGATCATTTATAAAGCACCGCAGGAAAAATACGTGGTTACCGTATTTACCGATATCACCTGTGGTTACTGCACCAAGTTACATAAAGAAATGGCCGGTTATAATGAATTAGGAATTACCATTCGTTATCTGGCTTATCCACGTCAGGGCGTTGAATCCGATGCAGAGAAGAAAATGGCTTCCATTTGGTGTGCGTCCGATCGTATGACTGCATTTGATGATGCTATGGCTGGTAAAGCGGTAAAACCTGCCAAGTGCGATATCAACATTAAGCGTCATTATGAACTGGGTTCTCTGTTCGGTATTCAGGGAACGCCGGCTATCGTGGTAGATGGCGCAACCGTACTTTCTGGCTATAGCGCACCTAGCGAGCTGAAAGCGACGCTGGATGCCTATGTTGCCCATAAAAACGGTGTAAAAGTTAACTAA
- a CDS encoding OmpA family protein encodes MDNIIKLLTANVTPQLIEKLSHSLGEKESGLGLALPSVFPVVLEQVRNYLKHSNSSHEFIAELDEIPEFNINSLIDGNHHQSDKLSSLMSMITNRMPEITDKVASVFNLNGSSAKMLLTVASGMVMNTLRDYVNNRATQSISLKGWLSSQAHLISSELPVQFQSFSSDEVIKQNTVKVAAPAKPLLNPDAPIRPTPKLAEKKKGCGKWWLLLLLLLILAAAYFLRSCSTTKESTPVEITPPAATTQVTTGSLWGNLGDFFRKLLPDGKELNIPQYGVENKLIEFIESTLPVDSTTWFSFDRLLFKTNSAQLEPQSDEQLNNIVAILKAYPNVKLKLGGYTDNTGTEEINLKLSQDRADSVRAQMIQLGADASRLEAKGYGSEHPVAPNDTDENRAKNRRIDILVIEK; translated from the coding sequence ATGGACAATATAATTAAGCTACTGACTGCCAATGTAACACCGCAGCTGATTGAAAAATTATCTCACTCTTTGGGAGAGAAAGAGAGCGGTCTAGGACTGGCATTACCAAGCGTTTTTCCTGTTGTTTTAGAGCAGGTGCGGAATTATCTGAAACATTCAAATAGCTCTCACGAGTTTATTGCTGAATTAGATGAAATTCCTGAGTTTAATATAAATAGTCTTATTGATGGTAATCATCATCAGAGTGATAAGTTATCTTCACTGATGTCGATGATCACTAACAGAATGCCAGAAATTACCGATAAAGTGGCTTCAGTATTTAATCTGAACGGTAGTTCAGCCAAGATGCTGTTAACCGTAGCCAGTGGTATGGTGATGAATACGCTGAGAGATTATGTTAATAATCGTGCAACTCAGTCTATTTCACTTAAAGGATGGTTATCTTCACAGGCTCATCTGATTTCGTCTGAGCTGCCGGTTCAATTCCAGTCATTCTCCAGTGATGAAGTGATTAAGCAGAATACCGTTAAGGTTGCTGCTCCAGCTAAACCACTGCTGAATCCGGATGCACCAATCAGACCAACGCCAAAATTAGCTGAAAAGAAAAAAGGTTGCGGCAAATGGTGGCTGCTTCTGCTGTTACTGTTGATTCTGGCTGCTGCTTATTTCTTACGTAGCTGTAGTACCACGAAAGAGAGCACACCTGTAGAAATTACACCACCAGCGGCTACCACTCAGGTAACAACTGGAAGCCTTTGGGGCAATCTGGGTGATTTCTTCCGTAAGTTATTACCAGATGGTAAAGAGCTGAATATTCCACAGTATGGTGTTGAAAATAAACTGATTGAGTTTATTGAAAGCACTTTACCGGTAGACAGCACGACTTGGTTCTCTTTCGACCGTTTACTGTTTAAAACTAACAGTGCTCAACTGGAGCCACAGTCTGATGAACAGCTGAATAACATCGTTGCTATTCTGAAAGCTTATCCGAATGTGAAATTGAAGCTGGGTGGTTATACCGATAACACCGGTACTGAAGAGATTAACCTGAAGTTATCTCAGGACCGTGCAGACTCTGTACGTGCTCAGATGATTCAACTGGGTGCTGATGCTAGCCGCCTGGAAGCTAAAGGTTATGGTTCAGAACATCCAGTAGCACCAAACGATACTGATGAAAATCGTGCTAAAAACCGTCGTATCGACATTTTAGTTATCGAGAAGTAA
- a CDS encoding SymE family type I addiction module toxin — translation MAKSDCKSKQTVKAKLPQPRHYTVGYVPNGGKTQPSPQLKISGKWLEALGFTPGQAVTVTTERGRMVIEADITS, via the coding sequence ATGGCTAAAAGCGATTGTAAATCAAAACAGACGGTTAAAGCAAAACTACCACAACCCCGTCATTACACCGTGGGATATGTCCCCAATGGCGGTAAGACTCAACCCAGCCCACAACTTAAAATCAGCGGTAAATGGCTGGAAGCATTAGGATTTACCCCCGGGCAGGCGGTGACCGTGACCACTGAGCGGGGGCGGATGGTGATTGAGGCAGATATTACTAGCTGA
- the cdiI gene encoding ribonuclease toxin immunity protein CdiI has product MNKELFGQPYSDTDPYWIVKSYFDRMYNDDKFLEAIELLTRRWTLNVDGAYCNFPDMDSYDEEDHFDGVEFAYGYPPEEDDIVIVSEEICYKYVRLACEKYLQLHPKDTEKVNTLLAKMP; this is encoded by the coding sequence ATGAATAAAGAGTTATTTGGACAGCCATACAGTGATACAGATCCATATTGGATTGTGAAATCTTATTTTGACAGAATGTATAATGATGACAAATTTCTAGAAGCAATAGAACTATTAACTAGGAGATGGACATTAAATGTTGATGGTGCATATTGTAATTTCCCTGATATGGATAGTTATGATGAAGAAGATCATTTCGATGGCGTCGAGTTTGCTTATGGCTATCCACCAGAGGAAGACGATATAGTTATAGTAAGTGAAGAGATCTGCTATAAATATGTCAGACTGGCCTGTGAAAAATATCTCCAGCTACATCCGAAAGATACTGAAAAAGTTAATACTCTACTGGCTAAAATGCCGTAA
- the fldB gene encoding flavodoxin FldB has protein sequence MKIGLFYGSSTCYTEMAAEKIRDILGEDLVVLHNVKDDPVTLMEQYPILIMGIPTWDFGELQEDWDKAWGALERVNLHGKIVALYGMGDQDGYSEWFLDALGMLHDHLKPMGVKFIGYWSTEGYNFTSQRAVTPDGSQFVGLALDDVVQYDASDERIENWCEQILGEMQALL, from the coding sequence ATGAAGATCGGCCTGTTTTATGGTTCAAGTACCTGTTATACCGAAATGGCGGCAGAAAAAATCCGTGACATTCTCGGTGAAGATTTAGTGGTTCTACATAACGTTAAAGACGATCCGGTTACCCTGATGGAACAGTACCCGATACTGATTATGGGCATTCCCACCTGGGACTTTGGCGAACTGCAAGAAGACTGGGATAAAGCCTGGGGAGCGCTAGAGCGCGTTAACCTGCACGGTAAAATCGTGGCGCTTTACGGCATGGGCGATCAAGACGGTTACAGTGAATGGTTTCTGGATGCACTGGGCATGTTGCACGACCATCTTAAACCCATGGGAGTTAAGTTTATCGGCTACTGGTCAACCGAGGGCTATAACTTTACCAGCCAACGGGCCGTCACGCCGGATGGCAGTCAGTTTGTAGGACTAGCGTTGGATGACGTGGTTCAGTATGACGCCAGCGATGAACGCATTGAAAACTGGTGCGAGCAGATTTTAGGTGAGATGCAGGCCCTGCTATAA
- a CDS encoding RNA 2'-phosphotransferase, giving the protein MDKQHAGISKFLSYVLRHQPEAIGLTLDSEGWADINTLIACAAKDSQHLDLTLIQSVVETSDKKRFAISEDGLRIRAVQGHSSSQVDIRYEEKVPPEFLYHGTATRFLDAIREQGLVAGSRQYVHLSADEATAVAVGQRHGKPVVLKIRALEMYQQGLVFHRAENGVWLSGGIPARFIED; this is encoded by the coding sequence ATGGATAAGCAACACGCAGGAATCAGTAAGTTTTTAAGTTACGTTTTACGCCATCAGCCAGAGGCTATCGGATTAACGCTGGATAGTGAAGGATGGGCTGACATCAATACTTTGATTGCCTGTGCCGCTAAAGACAGTCAACATCTCGATCTGACGTTGATTCAATCAGTGGTTGAAACCAGCGATAAAAAACGATTTGCCATTTCAGAAGACGGCCTGCGTATTCGGGCGGTTCAGGGGCACTCATCATCACAAGTTGATATCCGCTATGAAGAGAAAGTCCCGCCTGAGTTTTTATATCATGGGACGGCAACCCGTTTTCTGGATGCTATTCGTGAGCAGGGACTGGTTGCGGGGTCACGTCAGTATGTGCATCTGTCTGCGGATGAAGCTACGGCAGTGGCCGTCGGGCAACGTCACGGTAAACCTGTAGTGCTGAAAATTAGAGCACTGGAAATGTACCAGCAGGGGTTGGTGTTTCATCGGGCGGAGAATGGGGTTTGGTTGAGTGGTGGGATTCCGGCAAGGTTTATTGAGGATTGA
- a CDS encoding Ail/Lom family outer membrane beta-barrel protein, whose protein sequence is MNKILMGCLVGCGLVLTNVASADSQTVSAGYAQSKVQDYKNINGFNLQYRYEWDSPVSLVSSFTYMSGSDSNSYHDYAGDLYKNNLDIKYYSLLVGPAYRLNSYISLYGVVGASYTKSDGSYEWYNSVGADEDDGHSKGSLSKNSTAFAYGTGVIINPTDYLSFNVGYEGSTLDLSGSHGINGFNVGVGYKF, encoded by the coding sequence ATGAATAAAATTCTTATGGGTTGTCTTGTTGGCTGTGGCTTAGTTTTGACTAATGTAGCTTCAGCGGACTCACAAACGGTATCTGCTGGTTATGCTCAAAGTAAAGTGCAGGATTATAAAAATATTAATGGTTTTAACCTGCAATATCGGTATGAGTGGGATTCTCCGGTTAGTTTAGTCAGCTCATTTACTTATATGAGCGGTAGCGACAGTAACTCATATCATGACTATGCTGGCGATTTATATAAAAATAACCTTGATATAAAGTATTATTCTTTATTGGTAGGGCCTGCTTATCGTTTGAATTCTTATATCAGTTTATATGGTGTTGTTGGGGCTTCTTATACTAAATCCGATGGTTCTTATGAATGGTATAATAGTGTAGGGGCTGATGAAGATGATGGGCACAGTAAGGGAAGTCTATCTAAAAATTCAACAGCGTTTGCTTACGGTACTGGCGTAATCATTAATCCAACAGATTATTTATCTTTCAACGTAGGCTATGAAGGTTCAACACTGGATCTGTCGGGTAGTCATGGAATTAATGGATTTAATGTAGGCGTTGGTTATAAATTCTAA
- a CDS encoding contact-dependent growth inhibition system immunity protein yields the protein MKTENINYLLSAYFHQDWRCEAQNDDEIIMHFKKAETQQTINELKEELNSLLASNQELTREFIIENDGYYNPEYGGLTIREWLARLLQLLN from the coding sequence ATGAAAACAGAAAATATAAATTATTTACTAAGTGCATATTTCCATCAGGATTGGCGATGTGAGGCTCAAAATGATGATGAAATCATCATGCATTTTAAAAAAGCAGAAACTCAGCAGACTATTAATGAGTTGAAAGAGGAGCTAAATAGTCTATTAGCAAGTAATCAAGAATTAACACGAGAATTTATTATTGAAAATGATGGGTACTATAATCCTGAGTATGGCGGATTAACTATCAGAGAATGGCTGGCGAGATTATTACAGCTCCTAAATTGA
- a CDS encoding helix-turn-helix domain-containing protein produces MLPKRLKAARKKAHLTQEKLGVMAGIDESTARSRVSQYESGTYRPPFEMMCAIAKVLNVPECYFYTIDDEFAESILALYEAKQMG; encoded by the coding sequence ATGCTCCCAAAACGCCTAAAGGCAGCCAGAAAAAAAGCTCATCTAACTCAAGAAAAACTGGGAGTCATGGCAGGGATTGATGAATCTACTGCTCGTTCACGGGTTTCTCAGTATGAAAGTGGAACTTACCGCCCGCCATTTGAAATGATGTGCGCTATTGCAAAAGTGCTTAACGTACCAGAGTGTTATTTCTATACCATCGATGATGAATTTGCCGAGTCGATTTTGGCATTATATGAAGCAAAACAAATGGGTTGA